In Heptranchias perlo isolate sHepPer1 chromosome 21, sHepPer1.hap1, whole genome shotgun sequence, the following proteins share a genomic window:
- the LOC137340223 gene encoding eukaryotic translation initiation factor 4E-like, whose translation MRGRSGSARWGRGRGDSKMATAEPAAAAEPQEVTEVPEADSAAAAPPEACSETVTQDQYLKHPLQNRWALWYFKNDKTKGWTENLRLIAKFDTVEDFWALYNHIQQPSKLLFGCDYCLFKDGIKPMWEDDKNKKGGRWLMTLNKQQRHNDLDRYWLETLLCLIGEAFDECSDEVCGAVVNVRPKGDKIAIWTGNCQNREAVVSIGQLYKERLGLSLKALIGYQSHDDTSSKSGSTTKNLFSV comes from the exons ATGCGCGGGCGCAGTGGGAGCGCGCGCTGGGGGAGGGGCCGCGGAGACAGCAAGATGGCGACTGCGGAGCCGGCAGCAGCGGCCGAGCCG CAAGAAGTAACAGAAGTGCCAGAAGCTGATTCTGCAGCAGCAGCACCTCCAGAGGCGTGTTCCGAAACTGTAACCCAGGATCAATACCTGAAACATCCTCTACAGAACAG GTGGGCTCTATGGTATTTTAAAAATGACAAGACCAAAGGTTGGACAGAGAACTTGCGACTTATTGCCAAATTTGATACTGTTGAAGACTTTTGGGC GTTATATAATCATATACAGCAACCTAGTAAACTTCTGTTCGGGTGTGATTATTGTTTGTTTAAG GATGGAATTAAACCGATGTGGGAAGATGATAAAAATAAAAAAGGCGGAAGGTGGCTAATGACCCTTAACAAGCAACAGAGGCACAATGACTTGGACCGATACTGGCTAGAAACG CTCCTGTGCCTGATCGGAGAGGCCTTTGATGAGTGCAGTGACGAGGTGTGTGGAGCTGTTGTAAACGTCAGGCCGAAGGGTGACAAAATAGCAATCTGGACAGGGAACTGCCAAAACAGAGAAGCAGTCGTTTCTATAGG GCAATTGTACAAAGAACGTTTAGGACTGTCTTTGAAAGCTCTTATTGGTTACCAGTCGCATGATGACACATCTAGCAAAAGTGGGTCCACAACAAAGAACCTGTTCTCTGTTTAG